A single window of Blastocatellia bacterium DNA harbors:
- a CDS encoding adenylate kinase — MGTILILMGAPGAGKGTQAQRISERFGWPQISTGDILREMAETDTELGRRIRETLKAGHLVSDDIVGAIIRERTAQDDCRRGYILDGYPRTEAQARLLDEIIHEQKKKLLVIHIVIQRESLVKRLSGRRTCPRCHEIYNLYLKPPREDELCDRCRLPLVQRADDVPEAVAERYDVYQQKTAPLLEYYRARGNVYEVDGERPIEEVFQEIVTILEAHRARCSSNCSQESLSV, encoded by the coding sequence GTGGGAACAATCCTCATCCTGATGGGAGCACCGGGAGCCGGAAAGGGAACGCAAGCCCAGCGGATTTCCGAACGATTCGGCTGGCCGCAGATTTCCACCGGCGACATCTTGCGTGAAATGGCCGAGACGGACACCGAGCTGGGCCGCCGCATTCGGGAAACGCTGAAGGCCGGTCACCTGGTCAGCGATGACATCGTCGGCGCTATCATCCGTGAGCGAACGGCTCAGGACGATTGCCGTCGCGGCTATATTCTCGATGGATATCCTCGCACGGAAGCTCAAGCGCGCCTGCTCGACGAGATCATTCACGAGCAGAAGAAAAAGCTGCTGGTGATTCACATCGTCATTCAGCGAGAATCTCTGGTGAAGCGTCTGTCGGGACGGCGCACCTGTCCCCGGTGTCACGAGATTTACAATCTCTACTTGAAGCCCCCCCGGGAGGATGAACTGTGTGATCGCTGTCGCCTACCGCTGGTGCAGCGGGCCGATGATGTTCCCGAAGCGGTGGCCGAACGATACGACGTCTACCAGCAGAAGACCGCGCCTCTGCTCGAATATTACCGGGCGCGGGGAAACGTCTACGAGGTGGATGGGGAGCGCCCGATCGAGGAAGTATTTCAGGAGATTGTGACGATTCTGGAGGCCCATCGTGCGCGGTGCTCCTCCAACTGCAGCCAGGAGAGTCTCTCGGTATGA
- the map gene encoding type I methionyl aminopeptidase, giving the protein MIICRSPAEIEKIRRAGRIVAEVLRDLKEMAQPGITTRELDRYAEAKIRAAGAVPTFKGYRGFPASICTSINDEVVHGIPSHRKLRSGDILGIDCGATLDGYVGDAAVTIPIGDVSEELQRLIRVAEEALYRAIAQARVGNRLYDISYAVQSYAEAHGYSVVRDFCGHGVGRQMHEDPQVPNFGRPGTGPKLRAGMVLAIEPMLTMGTHEVEIAEDGWTVLTRDRRPSAHFEHTVAITENGPVILTTLNDTHLAV; this is encoded by the coding sequence ATGATCATCTGTCGCTCACCCGCAGAAATCGAGAAGATTCGCCGGGCCGGGCGGATCGTGGCCGAGGTCTTGAGGGACCTGAAGGAGATGGCCCAGCCGGGCATCACCACCCGCGAGCTGGATCGTTACGCGGAGGCGAAAATTCGCGCGGCCGGAGCGGTGCCGACGTTCAAAGGCTATCGCGGCTTTCCCGCCTCCATCTGCACCTCGATTAACGATGAGGTCGTGCACGGCATTCCCTCCCATCGCAAACTGCGGTCGGGGGATATTCTTGGCATTGACTGCGGGGCCACGCTCGACGGGTACGTGGGAGACGCCGCCGTGACGATTCCCATCGGGGATGTCTCCGAGGAGCTGCAGCGGCTGATTCGCGTGGCCGAAGAAGCTCTCTATCGAGCGATCGCTCAGGCGCGTGTGGGCAACCGGCTGTACGACATTTCCTACGCCGTCCAGTCCTACGCCGAGGCGCATGGCTACTCCGTCGTGCGGGATTTTTGCGGCCATGGCGTGGGACGACAGATGCACGAAGACCCCCAGGTGCCGAATTTCGGCAGGCCGGGAACCGGCCCGAAACTGCGCGCGGGCATGGTCCTGGCGATTGAACCGATGCTGACGATGGGCACTCACGAAGTGGAGATCGCCGAGGATGGGTGGACGGTTCTCACCCGCGATCGCCGACCCTCGGCTCACTTCGAGCACACGGTGGCGATCACCGAAAACGGGCCGGTCATTTTGACGACCCTCAATGACACGCATCTGGCGGTGTAG
- the rpmJ gene encoding 50S ribosomal protein L36 gives MKVRASVKRMCEHCRIIRRKGVVRVICKNPKHKQRQG, from the coding sequence ATGAAGGTCAGAGCATCCGTCAAACGCATGTGTGAACATTGTCGGATCATCCGACGCAAAGGAGTCGTGCGGGTGATCTGCAAGAATCCGAAGCACAAACAGCGTCAGGGATAG
- the rpsM gene encoding 30S ribosomal protein S13: protein MARIAGVDIPPNKRVLIGLTYIFGIGRSRSASILARAGVDPNRKVRDLTDDEITRIRQIIDQEGNIEGDLRKRIQMDIRRLIEIGCYRGLRHRRGLPVRGQRTHTNARTRKGPRRATVPKKKAPGKK from the coding sequence ATGGCACGCATTGCGGGAGTTGATATACCGCCAAATAAACGGGTTCTCATCGGGCTCACGTATATCTTCGGCATCGGACGCTCGCGTTCGGCGAGCATCCTGGCCCGCGCCGGCGTTGATCCCAATCGGAAAGTCCGCGATCTGACCGATGACGAAATCACCCGAATTCGTCAGATCATTGATCAGGAGGGGAATATCGAGGGCGATCTGCGGAAGCGGATTCAGATGGACATTCGGCGGCTCATCGAGATCGGGTGCTATCGCGGATTGCGTCATCGTCGCGGGCTGCCGGTGCGAGGACAGCGCACCCACACCAATGCCCGTACGCGAAAGGGACCGCGTCGCGCGACGGTGCCGAAGAAGAAAGCCCCCGGGAAGAAATAA
- the rpsK gene encoding 30S ribosomal protein S11: MARATRRRTAKKRERKIVPHGIVHIQSTFNNTVVTVTDPEGNTLVWASGGTLGFKGSRKGTPFAAQQAALRAATLAREQCGMRSCEVWIKGPGSGRESAIRAVHSAGLDIKVIRDVTPIPHNGCRPPKRRRV, from the coding sequence ATGGCACGAGCAACACGACGGCGAACGGCAAAGAAACGCGAGCGCAAGATCGTCCCGCACGGTATCGTTCATATCCAGTCCACGTTCAACAACACGGTGGTGACGGTCACCGATCCGGAGGGAAATACGCTCGTGTGGGCCAGCGGAGGTACGCTCGGTTTCAAAGGGTCGCGCAAGGGAACCCCTTTCGCCGCGCAGCAAGCCGCTCTGCGGGCGGCGACGCTGGCGCGCGAGCAATGCGGCATGCGCAGTTGTGAAGTCTGGATCAAGGGACCGGGGTCCGGTCGAGAGTCCGCCATTCGCGCTGTTCATTCGGCGGGCCTCGACATCAAGGTCATTCGAGATGTCACACCGATCCCGCATAACGGATGTCGCCCGCCCAAGCGACGGCGCGTCTAA
- the rpsD gene encoding 30S ribosomal protein S4, giving the protein MARYTGAVCRLCRREGTKLFLKGDRCFKPSCAIDKRGAFPPGQHGREARRTKLVGYGEQLREKQKVRRMYGLLERQFALAFEEAARRKGVTGEALLTLLERRLDNVVYRLGFAMSRAQARQLVSHGHILVKRGESERRVNIPSFLVRRGDEISVAPAMRSNVHVQEAIRTAVGRTGRPAWLELVDSENCRGRVVALPTRSDIPYDIREQLIVELYSK; this is encoded by the coding sequence ATGGCACGATATACCGGAGCTGTGTGTCGGCTGTGCCGACGCGAAGGGACAAAGCTCTTTTTGAAAGGCGATCGTTGCTTCAAGCCCTCTTGCGCCATTGATAAACGGGGAGCGTTCCCCCCGGGGCAGCATGGTCGAGAAGCGCGTCGCACCAAGCTCGTTGGCTATGGGGAACAGCTTCGAGAGAAGCAAAAAGTCCGTCGCATGTACGGTCTGCTGGAGCGTCAGTTCGCTCTCGCCTTTGAGGAAGCGGCTCGGCGCAAGGGTGTCACCGGCGAGGCCCTGCTGACGCTGCTGGAGCGGCGCCTGGACAATGTCGTCTATCGCCTCGGCTTTGCCATGTCTCGAGCGCAAGCCCGCCAGTTGGTGAGTCACGGTCACATCCTGGTCAAACGGGGGGAGAGCGAGCGCCGCGTGAACATTCCCTCATTCCTCGTGCGCCGGGGAGACGAAATTTCCGTCGCCCCCGCCATGCGCTCTAATGTTCACGTTCAGGAAGCCATTCGCACGGCGGTGGGACGAACCGGTCGCCCGGCCTGGCTGGAACTGGTGGATAGTGAAAATTGCCGGGGACGGGTCGTCGCTCTGCCCACCCGCAGCGATATTCCTTACGACATCCGAGAACAATTGATCGTTGAATTGTATTCGAAGTAG